One window of the Labilibaculum sp. genome contains the following:
- a CDS encoding HD domain-containing protein, translating into MMNKESIIVQTVEFVKQTLANAEGGHDWWHIYRVWKSSKELAKTEKVDLFVVELGALLHDIADSKFHGGDEEIGPRLAREFLTSLLVDEETIFHVENIINNISFKGGKEAQKFKTLELDVVQDADRMDAIGAIGIARTFNYGGHKNREIYNPGISPNLNMSKEEYKNSDAPTINHFYEKLLLLKDRMNTNAGKAMAEKRHAFMQEYLNQFYQEWEGR; encoded by the coding sequence ATGATGAATAAGGAAAGTATAATTGTTCAAACAGTTGAATTCGTAAAACAAACGCTTGCCAATGCCGAAGGAGGGCACGATTGGTGGCACATTTACCGGGTGTGGAAATCGTCAAAAGAGTTAGCTAAGACAGAAAAGGTAGATTTGTTTGTGGTAGAGCTGGGTGCTTTGCTTCACGACATTGCCGATTCTAAATTTCATGGTGGCGATGAGGAAATTGGTCCACGTTTGGCCAGAGAATTTCTTACTTCCCTCTTGGTTGATGAGGAAACTATTTTTCATGTAGAGAATATCATTAACAACATCTCGTTTAAAGGGGGCAAGGAAGCACAAAAATTCAAAACTCTGGAGTTGGATGTGGTGCAGGATGCCGACCGAATGGATGCCATTGGCGCCATAGGCATTGCCCGAACCTTTAACTATGGCGGACACAAAAACCGCGAAATATACAACCCAGGCATTTCTCCCAACCTAAATATGAGCAAAGAGGAATATAAGAATAGTGATGCTCCAACCATCAATCACTTTTACGAAAAATTACTTTTGTTAAAAGATAGAATGAACACAAATGCAGGTAAAGCGATGGCCGAAAAACGCCATGCTTTTATGCAGGAGTATCTTAATCAGTTTTATCAGGAGTGGGAAGGGAGGTAA
- a CDS encoding cytochrome b/b6 domain-containing protein, which produces MENKEYSKIYRIIHWAIAVSFLLLLATIFLRSTWLNKNNVADIIQNYLVSIDLSLSHDQLIRLAKQIRQPMWNWHLYIGYVLVGLFAVRFTIPFFGQMKIQNPQDKNLSVKEKIQKWTYIIFYVCVLISLVTGIFIEWGPKSLKKSMEGIHVLSNYYLIPFIAIHLAGVLLEEFTKQKGIVSRMVGGLKE; this is translated from the coding sequence ATGGAAAATAAAGAATATTCTAAAATTTACCGAATTATTCATTGGGCAATAGCAGTTTCTTTTTTGCTGTTGTTAGCCACTATATTTTTGAGATCAACTTGGTTGAATAAAAATAATGTGGCAGATATTATACAAAATTATTTGGTGAGTATTGATCTGTCTTTATCGCATGACCAGCTCATTCGTTTAGCAAAACAAATACGACAGCCAATGTGGAATTGGCATTTGTACATTGGTTATGTATTGGTTGGGTTATTTGCGGTTCGTTTCACGATTCCATTTTTTGGACAAATGAAAATTCAAAATCCACAGGATAAAAATTTATCAGTAAAAGAGAAAATTCAAAAATGGACGTACATCATTTTTTATGTATGTGTTTTGATTTCATTAGTTACCGGAATTTTTATAGAATGGGGTCCGAAAAGTTTGAAAAAATCAATGGAAGGGATACATGTACTTTCTAATTATTACTTGATTCCTTTTATCGCAATTCATTTGGCAGGAGTCTTACTTGAAGAATTCACAAAACAAAAAGGAATTGTTTCGAGAATGGTCGGTGGCCTGAAAGAGTAA
- a CDS encoding ATP-binding cassette domain-containing protein, which produces MITVQDIQQKTIADLFEQYPFLPGFFEENTLQVNGQINEKLIDYLKFLDDEEEAENRAIDRDQLLNSMTIYISQMLEFLGEDVDDGVHSITILPGTNKSGEAEKFRELKISKSEIVCIVGPTGSGKSRLLADIEWVAQNDTPTSRTILVNEEMGDKKWRVSSGHKLVAQLSQNMNFVMDLSVYEFLELHAQSRLVEDVEGLIAKIIEEANKLAGEKFELTTPITSLSGGQSRALMIADTAILSKSPIILIDEIENAGIDRKKALDLLIGEEKIVLMATHDPILALMGDKRIVIKNGGIHKVIETSDEERMLLVDLERMDAVVQNMRTRLRNGEIIKKEDIGF; this is translated from the coding sequence ATGATCACAGTTCAAGATATACAACAAAAAACAATTGCCGATTTATTCGAGCAATATCCATTTCTCCCGGGGTTTTTCGAAGAAAATACATTGCAGGTTAATGGACAGATCAACGAAAAGTTAATCGATTATCTGAAGTTTTTAGATGATGAGGAAGAGGCGGAAAACAGAGCCATTGATAGAGATCAGCTTTTGAATTCGATGACTATTTATATTTCACAAATGTTGGAGTTTTTGGGTGAAGATGTAGATGACGGAGTTCATAGCATTACCATTCTTCCCGGAACCAATAAATCTGGTGAAGCAGAGAAGTTTAGAGAATTAAAGATCAGCAAAAGCGAGATTGTTTGTATTGTTGGACCAACCGGATCGGGTAAAAGTAGATTGCTTGCTGATATTGAATGGGTAGCACAAAATGATACTCCGACTTCACGAACCATTTTGGTGAATGAAGAAATGGGAGACAAAAAATGGCGGGTAAGTTCAGGACATAAATTGGTTGCACAGCTTTCGCAGAATATGAACTTTGTAATGGATTTATCTGTTTATGAGTTTTTAGAATTACATGCACAAAGTAGATTGGTTGAGGATGTTGAAGGTCTTATTGCCAAGATAATTGAAGAAGCAAATAAGCTTGCCGGAGAAAAGTTTGAGTTAACCACTCCTATTACAAGTTTGAGTGGCGGACAATCGAGAGCATTAATGATTGCTGATACTGCTATTTTGAGTAAGTCGCCGATTATTTTGATTGATGAGATTGAGAATGCCGGTATCGACCGTAAAAAAGCACTTGACTTGCTGATTGGCGAAGAAAAAATTGTTTTAATGGCTACTCATGATCCTATTTTGGCCTTAATGGGCGACAAAAGAATCGTAATAAAAAATGGTGGAATTCATAAAGTGATCGAAACCAGTGATGAGGAGAGAATGCTATTGGTTGATTTGGAGCGTATGGATGCTGTGGTTCAAAACATGAGAACAAGACTTCGTAATGGTGAAATCATTAAAAAGGAAGACATTGGATTTTAA
- a CDS encoding GTP-binding protein, giving the protein MNLVTVSGPPSSGKTAVILKTIDSLKKRGLEVGVVKFDCLYTDDDILYEKAGVKVKKGLSGSLCPDHYFVSNIEEVTQWGIKEGLDLLITESAGLCNRCSPYVKSITAVCVIDNLSGINTPKKIGPMLKSSDIVIITKGDIVSQAEREVFASRVNQVNPGASIMHINGLTGQGAYELSTLLYDEKVEIKTLVGEKLRFSMPSALCSYCLGETRIGESYQMGNVRKIDMSDKKGEK; this is encoded by the coding sequence ATGAACTTAGTTACAGTTTCAGGACCTCCATCATCAGGAAAAACAGCAGTGATTTTAAAGACTATTGATTCGTTAAAGAAGCGAGGATTAGAAGTTGGTGTGGTAAAATTTGACTGCCTTTATACCGATGATGATATTTTGTATGAAAAGGCTGGCGTGAAGGTGAAAAAGGGATTGTCAGGTTCACTTTGTCCGGATCATTATTTTGTAAGTAATATTGAAGAGGTAACCCAATGGGGAATTAAGGAAGGACTCGATTTACTGATCACGGAAAGTGCCGGATTGTGTAACCGTTGTTCGCCCTATGTAAAAAGTATTACAGCTGTTTGTGTTATCGATAACTTAAGTGGAATTAACACCCCAAAGAAAATTGGTCCGATGTTAAAGAGTTCCGATATCGTGATTATTACAAAAGGTGATATTGTATCACAGGCTGAAAGAGAAGTGTTTGCATCGAGAGTAAATCAGGTGAATCCTGGAGCAAGTATTATGCACATAAATGGTTTAACGGGTCAGGGAGCTTATGAATTAAGCACTTTGCTTTACGATGAGAAAGTTGAAATAAAGACTTTGGTGGGTGAAAAATTACGATTCTCAATGCCATCAGCACTTTGTTCATACTGTTTGGGCGAAACCAGAATTGGAGAAAGTTACCAAATGGGTAATGTGAGAAAGATAGATATGAGCGACAAGAAGGGCGAAAAGTAA
- a CDS encoding ABC transporter substrate-binding protein encodes MENQYFKTTDSLFDICTKYPETIKIFVSNGFKQLEDEEKRTTFGKSLSLELALKMKKLNVDTFSALLIESIDSARNQVDGDLNQNSKEQKEDSIHVQGLLPCPVRIPLVEGIDAFIEEYEKEHENEIVYDLKAASMGLDWLIDDVINQENTDNLADVFISAGFDLFFDDKLMGKFKKQGVFKDSTGFGRLNKDFDNDEISLKDPQGHYSMIGVVPAVFLVNTAELGDRSVPRTWADIFKPEFKRSVSLPISDFDLFNSMLLHIYKAYGEVGVRGLGACLLESMHPAQMVKSHTKKNVRPAITIMPYFFTKMVKVGGPMVAVWPEDGAIISPIFMLTKKDKLEKTQPVIDFFASKVVGEILSHQGLFPSINPEVDNRLPAENKFMWLGWDYINSNDIGALIKKCERIFNKSIQDESFANLGPLNYMPQK; translated from the coding sequence ATGGAGAATCAGTATTTTAAGACCACGGATAGTTTGTTTGATATTTGTACAAAATACCCTGAGACAATTAAAATTTTTGTTTCAAATGGATTCAAACAGTTAGAGGATGAAGAGAAGAGAACAACCTTTGGTAAATCTCTTTCTTTGGAATTGGCTTTAAAAATGAAGAAATTAAATGTGGATACTTTTTCTGCCTTGTTGATAGAAAGTATTGATTCTGCAAGAAATCAGGTTGATGGTGACTTGAATCAAAACAGCAAAGAGCAAAAAGAGGACTCAATTCATGTTCAGGGTTTGTTGCCTTGTCCGGTTCGAATTCCTTTGGTGGAAGGGATTGATGCTTTCATTGAAGAGTATGAGAAGGAGCATGAAAATGAAATTGTATATGACTTGAAAGCAGCTTCGATGGGATTGGATTGGTTAATTGATGATGTGATTAATCAGGAAAACACCGATAATTTAGCGGATGTATTTATTTCTGCCGGTTTTGATTTATTCTTCGATGATAAATTGATGGGGAAATTTAAAAAGCAAGGGGTTTTTAAAGACAGTACTGGTTTCGGGAGATTGAATAAAGATTTTGATAATGATGAGATTTCATTGAAAGATCCGCAGGGACATTATTCTATGATTGGTGTAGTGCCTGCCGTTTTTTTGGTAAACACGGCGGAATTAGGAGATCGATCAGTGCCCCGCACATGGGCAGATATTTTCAAGCCGGAATTTAAGCGCAGCGTAAGTTTGCCAATCAGCGATTTTGATTTGTTCAACTCAATGCTGTTACACATTTATAAAGCGTACGGAGAAGTAGGAGTAAGAGGCTTAGGAGCTTGTTTATTGGAGAGTATGCATCCTGCACAAATGGTGAAATCCCACACCAAAAAGAACGTTCGCCCTGCAATAACAATTATGCCTTATTTTTTTACAAAAATGGTGAAAGTTGGCGGTCCAATGGTTGCTGTTTGGCCCGAAGACGGAGCTATTATTAGTCCGATTTTCATGTTGACCAAGAAAGATAAATTGGAGAAAACGCAGCCTGTTATTGATTTCTTTGCCTCGAAAGTGGTAGGAGAGATTCTTTCACATCAAGGTTTGTTTCCAAGTATTAATCCTGAGGTGGATAATCGATTACCTGCAGAGAATAAATTTATGTGGTTGGGTTGGGATTACATTAACAGTAACGATATTGGTGCTTTAATAAAGAAATGTGAGCGCATTTTTAATAAGTCCATACAGGATGAATCGTTTGCTAATTTGGGACCGTTGAATTATATGCCTCAGAAGTAG